One window of Fusarium keratoplasticum isolate Fu6.1 chromosome 2, whole genome shotgun sequence genomic DNA carries:
- a CDS encoding NAD(P)-bd-dom domain-containing protein, whose protein sequence is MASHHVLILGGHGYVAQHLTPLLLKRSWTVTSVIRASEQVPTIEKLGAGLPGKLNVLVRSIEDVTSQDKAQSILDEVKPDYIAWSAGAGGKGAPERTFKIDRDAAIHFINAAATVPTITRFLLVSYLGSRRAGASWWPAGEWDEFHKTVNNGVLANYYKAKIAADEALYRVSKQSPTLVGLNLRPGTLTHNPATKVELGKTAHLSSKDGISREAVAKVASALLAAEGVKNTWLDLLDGEEEIDAAVERVVREGVDAAEGEAIYDA, encoded by the exons ATGGCCTCTCACCacgtcctcatcctcggcggccACGGCTACGTCGCTCAGCACCTCACTCCCCTCCTGCTCAAGCGCTCCTGGACCGTCACCAGTGTCATCCGTGCCTCGGAGCAGGTTCCAACCAttgagaagcttggtgcCGGTCTTCCCGGAAAGCTCAACGTTCTCGTCCGCAGCATCGAGGATGTCACGTCTCAAGACAAGGCCCAGAGCATCCTGGACGAGGTGAAGCCCGACTACATCGCCTGGAGCGCTG GTGCTGGAGGCAAGGGCGCTCCCGAGCGA ACCTTCAAGATTGATCGCGACGCAGCAATTCACTTCATCAACGCTGCTGCTACAGTCCCTACCATCACCCGCTTCCTTCTCGTCTCCTACCTCGGCTCTCGACGCGCCGGTGCCTCATGGTGGCCTGCTGGCGAGTGGGATGAGTTCCACAAGACTGTCAACAATGGCGTCCTTGCAAACTACTATAAGGCTAAGATCGCGGCCGATGAGGCCCTTTATCGTGTGTCTAAGCAGAGCCCTACCCTTGTCGGTCTCAACCTTCGCCCTGGAACCCTTACCCACAACCCAGCTACCAAGGTTGAGCTGGGTAAGACGGCCCATCTATCATCAAAGGACGGTATCAGCCGCGAGGCAGTCGCCAAGGTTGCCTCAGCTCTTCTTGCAGCCGAAGGTGTGAAGAACACTTGGCTCGATCTCCTCGACGGTGAGGAAGAGATCGATGCTGCCGTGGAGAGAGTTGTGCGAGAAGGCGTGGATGCAGCGGAGGGTGAAGCCATCTACGATGCCTAG
- a CDS encoding C2 domain-containing protein, with product MSAPDTPEAQTNGHNGTTHNGENGASTAQTNGAPKSQDPHDDGHNMLKHPTRIGTGLKERINKVKNGPPGGFDPTPLPDAPQGYTIRFIFHSASNLPPADFVTASSDPFLVATLRGTQPKRHKEDPDLVHRTRTIRKTTEPKWEEEWVVANVPPTGFTLKCRMYDEDFPDHDDRLGNVTIKIDRLSDTWKGLDETYKAKKRMMSKRAYFAKALTSVVNSNVHMTPVLHLSMELLGPSDPPYAQMYTVGPTTWVKHFSPLIGRIAGVKVNANADDDARDDADEQVDKNGKKKLRTQKYDFQANEMQLQGPVPPKLYHRFVEFRPIIASIYSSTGLRGKILNKALHSQHRRIYNFNQSTEYGDFDACSKEAALQFLKLVHFDQGGRIFTYVLTLDGMFRFTETGKEFGIDMLSKHTMHSDVETYIACSGEFFIRRLKHPVSSDEVHPKEKTHPNEPVSGGPPRDDPPHNPAYYQLIIDNDSGTYRPDKSTLPLLKEFLEKNFPELGIVAMHWEDKDLQDMKEAQRTTKKSEGRMVNMVMNRSQSSISSAESELDDREAGWEQGQKSKREAAYEALEDPHKVKDVVKTFVPGMKSERGESSK from the exons ATGTCGGCCCCAGACACCCCCGAGGCCCAGACGAATGGCCATAACGGAACTACACACAATGGCGAGAATGGCGCATCAACTGCGCAAACTAATGGAGCACCAAAGTCGCAAGATCCTCACGACGACGGCCACAACATGTTAAAACATCCTACGAGGATAGGAACCGGTCTGAAGGAGCGCATCAACAAGGTTAAGAACGGTCCTCCCGGCGGCTTCGACCCGACTCCTCTACCGGATGCGCCCCAGGGCTACACGATTCGCTTCATCTTCCACAGCGCCTCGAATCTTCCACCCGCAGACTTTGTCACGGCCTCTTCAGACCCTTTCCTCGTCGCGACACTTCGAGGTACCCAACCCAAGAGGCACAAGGAGGACCCGGACCTCGTTCACAGGACGAGAACCATCAGGAAGACCACAGAGCCCAAGTGGGAGGAAGAATGGGTTGTCGCCAATGTCCCTCCTACCGGGTTCACGCTTAAGTGCCGAATGTACGATGAGGACTTTCCGGATCACGACGACAGACTGGGCAACGTGACGATCAAGATTGATCGCTTATCCGACACATGGAAAGGGCTGGACGAGACgtacaaggccaagaagcgcatgATGAGCAAGAGGGCATATTTCGCCAAGGCTCTCACCAGTGTCGTCAACTCGAACGTGCATATGACGCCCGTTCTCCATCTCAGCATGGAGCTGCTAGGACCATCCGATCCACCTTATGCTCAGATGTACACGGTAGGACCAACAACCTGGGTCAAGCACTTTAGTCCCTTGATTGGTCGCATCGCCGGTGTCAAGGTGAATGCGAATGCAGACGATGACgctcgagatgatgccgaTGAACAGGTTGATAAGAATGGGAAAAAGAAGCTGAGGACTCAAAAATACGA CTTCCAAGCCAACGAGATGCAGCTACAAGGCCCGGTTCCTCCAAAGCTGTACCACCGCTTTGTCGAGTTCAGACCCATCATCGCCTCCATCTACTCGTCGACGGGCTTACGCGGCAAGATTCTAAATAAGGCACTGCACAGCCAGCACCGCCGCATTTACAACTTCAACCAGTCGACCGAGTACGGCGACTTTGACGCGTGCTCTAAGGAGGCTGCGCTTCAGTTCCTGAAACTGGTCCACTTTGACCAGGGAGGTCGCATCTTCACCTACGTGTTGACTCTGGATGGCATGTTCAGGTTCACCGAGACGGGTAAGGAGTTTGGCATTGACATGCTGAGCAAGCATACCATGCATTCAGATGTCGAGACGTACATCGCCTGTTCGGGCGAGTTCTTCATTCGACGTCTCAAGCATCCTGTGTCTTCGGATGAGGTGCATCCGAAGGAGAAGACGCACCCGAACGAACCTGTCTCTGGTGGACCACCCAGAGACGACCCCCCACACAACCCTGCGTATTACCAGCTCATCATTGACAATGATTCGGGCACATATCGACCCGACAAGTCTACTCTTCCATTGCTGAAGgagttcctcgagaagaacttCCCTGAGCTTGGTATCGTGGCGATGCActgggaggacaaggaccTGCAAGACATGAAGGAAGCTCAGCGAACCACCAAGAAGAGCGAGGGCAGAATGGTCAACATGGTGATGAACAGAAGCCAGAGTAGCATCAGCTCAGCCGAGAGTGAGCTCGACGACCGCGAGGCTGGCTGGGAGCAAGGGCAGAAGAGCAAGCGAGAGGCGGCATACGAGGCCCTTGAAGACCCGcacaaggtcaaggatgtTGTCAAGACGTTTGTTCCTGGCATGAAGTcggagaggggggagagcTCCAAGTGA
- a CDS encoding 4HBT domain-containing protein, with product MMLVARSVLKRSQIAPSRACILRLQPPAPRCGDPRIGPAINIATHRQPFFNHPFSSRASSKMTFPPIDSTIVCPALNVLFPGTPPDLFASELTFFASVPWTASLLSAPNTIPFLPSCRNPASPAHDQLFGLTLNNERGLSHLISFFHAPSTDVAKDPSHSITETVTLVSLGDGLSGFPGVTHGGMIASLLDESMGTIFDLNSTLRKEARAFQTPNVTGGLDIKFLKPVPTNGVYYITSTVDETDGRKTRIRCDLKDKDGEVLAKCSSKWVALKSNL from the coding sequence ATGATGCTAGTCGCAAGGTCCGTCCTAAAACGTTCCCAAATCGCGCCGTCAAGAGCCTGCATCCTCCGGCTTCAACCCCCAGCCCCGCGTTGCGGAGATCCTCGCATCGGACCAGCCATCAATATCGCGACTCATCGTCAACCTTTCTTCAACCACCCATTTTCATCGCGAGCTTCATCCAAAATGACTTTTCCTCCCATCGACAGCACCATCGTCTGCCCGGCTCTCAATGTCCTTTTCCCGGGCACACCACCTGACCTCTTTGCCTCTGAACTCACCTTCTTCGCTTCTGTGCCTTGGACAGCGTCTCTTCTATCAGCTCCAAACACAATCCCTTTCCTTCCATCATGTCGCAACCCGGCATCGCCAGCACATGACCAGCTCTTTGGTCTCACTCTCAACAACGAACGCGGTCTCTCCCATCTCATCAGCTTCTTCCATGCCCCGAGCACCGATGTCGCCAAGGACCCCTCACACAGCATCACCGAGACCGTCACCCTCGTGTCTCTAGGCGACGGCCTCAGCGGGTTCCCTGGAGTGACTCATGGCGGAATGATTGCTTCGTTGCTTGATGAGTCCATGGGGACGATATTCGACTTGAATAGCACATTGAGAAAGGAAGCGAGAGCGTTCCAGACACCCAATGTAACGGGCGGGCTGGACATCAAGTTCTTGAAGCCAGTTCCCACAAACGGCGTGTATTACATCACTTCGACTGTAGACGAGACCGATGGTAGAAAGACTAGAATCCGGTGTGATTTGAAGGACAAAGATGGCGAGGTGCTGGCCAAGTGCTCAAGCAAGTGGGTGGCACTCAAGTCAAACCTATGA
- a CDS encoding MFS domain-containing protein, with product MNSSHSNTSSTTLPGESSREDDDHVEATFAPIATHASAINRLRRSLSLARSNSGGADLSHKETRDPNLDVDLPYRTLSAEANLDEYRVEVPGGTIPGPVEPPAVARQSGQKEGERRYKLVTFTPGDPENPKNWSKAYKWWCTMCVAITCFVVAFASSVITADIKGVTEDLHVSEELALASVSLFVVGFGVGPMIFAPLSEIYGRRIIYASTLLIAVIFIIPCAVAKNIETLLVCRAIDGIAFSAPMTLVGGTLADLWRNEERGVPMAAFSAAPFIGPAIGPLVGGFLSDAAGWRWLYWIQLILSGIVWVLITFTVPETYTPTILARRAAKLRKETGEADHVTEQELDMRPLSERLRIFLIRPFQLLFGELIVFLISIYMSVLYGLLYMFFVAFPIIYQKGKGYSAGKTGLMFIPVAVGVVLSALCSPFVNKHYITLVNKHNGHPPAEARLIPMMISCWCIPIGLFIFAWTSYADLSWAGPAMGGFPVGFGFIFLYNAANNYLVDSYQHQAASALAAKTCIRSFWGAAVVLFTEQMYDRLNDQWASTLLAFISLACCAIPFLFWKFGARIRQRSKYAYAGDEDETDDIEKAKGRGVTPGGASPRTDIENDEDLRRARSYVSNP from the exons ATGAATTCAAGTCACTCAAATACATCGTCGACAACACTCCCCGGCGAGTCGAGccgcgaggacgacgaccaCGTCGAGGCAACCTTTGCCCCCATCGCGACACACGCCAGCGCCATCAACCGCCTCCGccgctccctctccctcgccaGGTCAAACTCTGGCGGCGCGGACCTGTCCCACAAGGAGACGAGGGATCCGAATCTCGACGTCGACCTGCCCTACCGTACCCTCAGCGCAGAGGCAAACCTCGATGAGTACCGCGTTGAGGTCCCCGGTGGTACCATCCCCGGTCCTGTCGAGCCGCCTGCCGTCGCTAGGCAGTCTGGTCAGAAGGAGGGTGAGAGGAGGTACAAGCTCGTGACGTTTACGCCTGGTGATCCTGAGAACCCCAAGAACTGGAGCAAGGCTTACAAGTGGTGGTGCACCATGTGTGTTGCCATTACTtgcttcgtcgtcgccttTGCTTCTTCAGTCATCACCGCCGACATCAAGGGCGTCACTGAGGATCTCCACGTGAGCGAGGAGCTCGCCCTCGCGAGTGTGTCGCTGTTTGTCGTGGGTTTCGGTGTCGGCCCCATGATCTTTGCTCCCCTGTCTGAGATTTACGGCCGAAGAATCATCTA CGCATCTACTCTCCTCattgccgtcatcttcatcatcccctGTGCCGTCGCCAAGAACATCGAGACTCTTCTCGTCTGCCGTGCCATCGACGGTATTGCCTTCTCTGCTCCCATGACCCTCGTTGGTGGTACACTCGCCGATCTCTGGAGAAATGAGGAGCGAGGTGTTCCCATGGCTGCCTTTTCCGCCGCCCCCTTTATCGGCCCAGCCA TCGGTCCCCTTGTTGGTGGCTTCCTTTCTGATGCCGCTGGCTGGCGCTGGCTCTACTGGatccagctcatcctttCCGGTATCGTCTGGGTCCTCATCACATTTACCGTCCCCGAGACCTACACACCCACCATCCTTGCCCGTCGCGCTGCTAAGCTCCGCAAGGAGACTGGCGAGGCCGATCACGTCACTGAGCAAGAGCTCGACATGCGACCCCTCTCTGAGCGTCTCcgcatcttcctcatccgaCCCTTCCAGCTTCTGTTTGGCGAgctcatcgtcttcctcatctctATCTACATGAGTGTCCTGTACGGTCTCCTCTACATGTTCTTTGTCGCCTTCCCCATCATCTAccagaagggcaagggctACTCCGCCGGCAAGACTGGCCTCATGTTCATTCCCGTCGCCGTCGGTGTCGTCCTCTCCGCTCTCTGCTCTCCCTTTGTCAACAAGCACTACATCACCCTCGTCAACAAGCACAACGGCCACCCTCCCGCCGAGGCCCGTCTGATCCCCATGATGATCTCGTGCTGGTGCATCCCCATCggtctcttcatctttgccTGGACCTCGTACGCCGACCTCTCCTGGGCTGGTCCCGCCATGGGTGGTTTCCCCGTTGGTTtcggcttcatcttcctgTACAACGCCGCCAACAACTACCTCGTCGACTCGTACCAGCACCAGGCCGCCTCCGCCCTGGCAGCCAAGACTTGTATCCGAAGTTTCTGGGGTGCCGCCGTGGTCCTGTTCACTGAGCAAATGTACGACCGCCTCAACGACCAGTGGGCCTCCACTCTCCTTGCCTTTATCAGTCTCGCTTGCTGTGCCATCCCCTTCCTGTTCTGGAAGTTCGGTGCCAGGATCCGTCAGCGCAGCAAGTACGCCTACGCcggtgatgaagacgagACCGACGACATtgaaaaggccaagggtcGTGGTGTCACTCCTGGCGGTGCTTCTCCCCGTACCGACATTGAGAATGACGAAGACTTGCGACGCGCCAGGAGTTACGTGAGTAACCCCTAA
- a CDS encoding DUF6314 domain-containing protein, whose amino-acid sequence MTLIRYLFAAKNMAKTVCIVGAGPSGLVAAKTLLHNTAPGEFKVAVFDAQKHIGGLWPTSKDDTERQVHPLMWANQSRHTVQFSELAWDDAAPQFPQAWMIGKYLEKYLGRFLTGNSDFELKLGTRVDRAERPEGSSEGWDITTGSETKHFDHLLVASGFFGKPIIPDCLAKESSIPIVHSSSYRDLESLLGKGRPGGGKILIVGGQMSGVEIAGTIASHLSSEVNSPDASKIVDIDKYEIHNVIQRPTWVFPLFSSPKPTKPAAPFLPFDFGSYNLNNRPKPLANMQGHITEERAKMLNGLYKNVIGTDQSEFSPLLKIDETNDKEQPYMACSFWYSDFVRSGMIKLTKGKVEDLEGSTATLTDGTKIEDIAAVVVATGFDPSPCLSFLSDDILKTLQHSPKHIDQPVALAFHGTHHPKVPDLGFVGFYRSPYWGVMQMQARFVSALWSDNVTPGRSSQVFQDKLRDDISIQRTLDLRDDPRTSQFPMGDYLYLMDEFAEALSMKIQEPLTPPVPSLPHNDKPLDMLTPARFSNSDDDQESKDAAMESLKQTHKTATDGLSSPRFVAHAVFRSLLGTWKLERDLISKLPTHPSGHFSGTAQFLLREKTSDGLRCAANPTDGSPEVDELGMEYLYIEEGEFKTEQGFGFKATRRYVWRYDELKDVLSVWFAKPDDLKRADYLFHEIEFTEATEKGWAAKAGHLCIDDYYNVKYNFAFQAVNLKEWGIEYTVKGPKKDYTISGTYRR is encoded by the exons ATGACGCTGATCAGATACTTATTTGCTGCGAAAAATATGGCAAAGACTGTTTGCATTGTTG GTGCTGGTCCTTCGGGACTCGTTGCAGCCAAGACACTGCTCCATAACACTGCTCCCGGCGAGTTCAAGGTTGCCGTTTTTGATGCTCAGAAACATATCGGAGGTCTCTGGCCGACCTCAAAGGATGACACGGAACGACAAGTTCATCCACTCATGTGGGCGAACCAGAGCAGGCACACGGTGCAGTTCTCTGAGCTGGCCTGGGACGATGCGGCGCCTCAGTTTCCGCAGGCGTGGATGATTGGAAAGTATCTTGAGAAGTATCTTGGTCGATTCCTCACGGGAAACTCAGACTTTGAGCTCAAGCTTGGGACACGGGTGGACCGAGCTGAGCGTCCGGAGGGCTCATCCGAAGGCTGGGATATCACCACCGGGTCTGAGaccaagcactttgaccaTCTTCTCGTGGCGTCTGGTTTCTTTGGGAAGCCTATTATTCCTGATTGTCTTGCCAAGGAGTCTAGCATCCCCATTGTTCACAGCAGCAGCTACAGAGACCTGGAGAGTCTCCTGGGCAAGGGACGCCCTGGTGGGGGCAAGATTCTCATTGTCGGAGGTCAAATGTCTGGCGTTGAGATTGCGGGCACTATAGCATCCCATCTCTCATCAGAGGTCAACTCACCAGATGCGTCAAAGATTGTCGATATTGACAAGTACGAGATTCATAATGTCATCCAACGCCCAACCTGGGTGTTCCCTCTTTTTTCCAGCCCAAAG CCAACAAAGCCAGCTGCTCCCTTCCTGCCCTTCGACTTTGGGTCTTATAATCTCAACAACCGCCCCAAGCCATTGGCCAATATGCAGGGGCATATCACCGAGGAGAGAGCCAAGATGCTGAATGGCCTCTACAAGAATGTCATTGGCACTGATCAGTCCGAGTTCTCTCCTCTGCTCAAGATAGACGAGACCAACGACAAGGAGCAGCCTTACATGGCCTGCAGTTTCTGGTACTCTGACTTTGTTCGATCAGGGATGATCAAGTTGACAAAGGGCAAAGTGGAGGACCTCGAGGGTTCTACAGCCACTCTAACTGATGGCACCAAGATTGAAGACATTGCGGCGGTGGTTGTGGCTACGGGCTTTGACCCTTCGCCCTGTTTGAGTTTCCTTTCAGACGATATTTTGAAGACCCTTCAACACTCACCCAAGCATATCGACCAGCCAGTCGCTTTGGCCTTCCACGGCACTCATCACCCCAAGGTCCCAGATTTGGGCTTTGTCGGCTTCTATCGATCTCCTTACTGGGGCGTCATGCAGATGCAGGCTCGATTCGTGTCGGCACTGTGGTCAGACAATGTCACCCCAGGCCGATCTTCCCAGGTTTTCCAGGACAAGCTTCGTGATGACATATCTATCCAACGAACGCTCGACCTTCGGGATGATCCTCGCACGTCACAGTTCCCGATGGGAGATTACCTTTACCTCATGGACGAGTTTGCCGAGGCGCTTTCAATGAAGATTCAAGAACCCCTGACGCCGCCCGTCCCTAGCCTCCCGCATAACGACAAGCCACTGGACATGCTAACTCCAGCGAGGTTCTCGAACTCTGATGACGACCAGGAGTCGAAAGATGCCGCAATGGAGTCTCTTAAGCAGACTCACAAGACAGCGACTGATGGACTCTCGTCCCCAAGGTTCGTGGCTCACGCCGTGTTCCGAAGCTTGTTGGGAACATGGAAACTTGAGCGTGACCTGATCAGCAAGCTTCCCACGCATCCCAGTGGCCACTTTAGCGGAACTGCACAGTTTCTGCTCCGTGAGAAGACCAGCGATGGTCTCCGATGCGCTGCCAACCCTACCGATGGATCCCCAGAAGTAGACGAGCTCGGCATGGAATACCTCTAcatcgaggagggcgagttCAAGACAGAGCAGGGTTTCGGCTTCAAGGCGACACGGCGGTATGTCTGGCGATatgacgagctcaaggacgtCCTGAGCGTGTGGTTCGCCAAGCCTGATGACTTGAAGCGAGCCGATTACCTCTTCCACGAGATCGAGTTTACCGAAGCGACCGAGAAGGGATGGGCGGCCAAGGCGGGACACTTGTGCATTGATGACTACTATAACGTCAAGTACAACTTTGCGTTCCAGGCCGTGAACTTGAAGGAGTGGGGGATCGAGTACACGGTCAAGGGGCCAAAGAAGGATTACACAATCAGTGGTACTTATAGACGGTAG
- a CDS encoding G-PROTEIN-RECEP-F2-4 domain-containing protein — MESPEKGQAFSPQEIDVLITIERVGAGCSMVAVTLVMLSYWAFKKLRTTPNLFLLFASMANAGASVASMIGYDGLERGEDSTLCQAQAFIFEWFMQSDPWWSFAMAINVFLVFFLNANPRTFRQYAWLYCVICFGGPMIPAIVLISVRDHPDGLIFGDATLWCWIGTDWSLVRLYSYYIPIWIFSLLSIVIYIAVGFHVFHHRNLLRNVAVDRLGSGEKNGNNPYSSSDAKGSSEANLTGRQEFYGTAVTEVQITSSVPRRKHQDEPAMPGVIHPGMSPSRARSWALPASYEHLEPNTPTRPQRFETTCTSDSTPNPPPTIASRLRAVKSNASLKLKRLDPVKMAYLRTSFIFGFAVLITWIPSSVNRLYSLTHHDKISFPLSVASGCVLPLQEIRAVKAQWFRRRGEAPGAIRLDSGLGSLRVEHRDTFERAQQGQMSSPRNGKLEEV; from the exons ATGGAGAGCCCCGAGAAGGGCCAGGCATTTTCGCCTCAGGAAATCGATGTTCTCATCACGATCGAGCGAGTCGGAGCGGGATGCTCCATGGTGGCCGTCACTCTTGTGATGCTGAGCTACTGGGCGTTCAAGAAACTCCGGACCACCCCAAacctctttctcctcttcgctTCTATGGCCAACGCCGGCGCCAGTGTGGCCTCGATGATAGGATACGACGGACTTGAGAGAGGCGAAGATTCTACTCTTTGCCAGGCTCAGGCTTTCATCTTTGAATG GTTCATGCAGTCTGATCCCTGGTGGTCTTTTGCCATGGCGATCAACGTCTTTCTCGTCTTCTTTCTCAACGCGAATCCACGAACATTTCGGCAGTATGCCTGGCTCTATTGTGTCATCTGTTTCGGCGGTCCCATGATACCTGCGATCGTCCTCATCTCTGTTCGAGACCACCCCGACGGCCTCATTTTCGGAGATGCCACG CTGTGGTGCTGGATCGGAACTGACTGGAGCCTTGTCCGCCTGTACTCGTACTACATCCCCATCTGGATCTTCTCACTCCTGTCAATTGTCATCTACATCGCGGTCGGATTCCACGTCTTTCATCACCGAAACCTCCTCAGAAACGTCGCAGTAGATCGATTGGGAAGTGGAGAAAAGAACGGCAACAACCCATACTCGAGCAGTGACGCCAAGGGATCCTCGGAAGCG AACCTTACTGGCCGCCAGGAGTTCTATGGTACGGCTGTTACAGAGGTTCAGATCACATCTTCGGTGCCGAGACGGAAGCACCAGGATGAACCCGCCATGCCAGGTGTTATTCATCCCGGAATGAGTCCCAGCCGCGCTCGATCTTGGGCCTTGCCAGCATCCTACGAGCACCTCGAGCCGAACACTCCCACCAGGCCCCAGAGATTCGAGACGACATGCACCTCCGACAGCACTCCAAACCCACCGCCAACGATCGCTTCACGCCTCCGGGCCGTCAAGTCAAATGCTTCGCTGAAACTCAAGCGACTCGACCCTGTCAAGATGGCGTACTTGCGAACTAGCTTCATCTTCGGCTTTGCAGTCCTGATTACCTGGATCCCAAGTTCGGTCAACCGGCTTTACAGCCTCACGCACCATGACAAAATCAGCTTCCCTCTGAGCGTTGCGAGTGGGTGCGTGCTCCCGCTCCAAG AGATCCGGGCAGTCAAGGCCCAGTGGTTTCGGAGGCGCGGCGAGGCTCCTGGGGCGATTCGCCTTGACAGTGGACTTGGTTCTCTCAGAGTTGAGCACCGCGACACCTTTGAGCGAGCTCAACAGGGGCAGATGAGCAGCCCGCGGAATGGAaagctggaggaggtgtGA